A single region of the Rattus rattus isolate New Zealand chromosome 8, Rrattus_CSIRO_v1, whole genome shotgun sequence genome encodes:
- the LOC116907108 gene encoding LOW QUALITY PROTEIN: phosphoglycerate kinase 1-like (The sequence of the model RefSeq protein was modified relative to this genomic sequence to represent the inferred CDS: inserted 2 bases in 1 codon) — protein sequence MSLSNKLTLDKLDVKGKQVVMRVDFSAPMRNNQKTNNQRIKAAVPSIKFCLDNGVKSVIXEPLGHPDGVPMPNKYSLEPVAAELKSLLGKDVLFLKDCVGSEVENACANPAAATVILLENLHFHVEKEGKGKHASGNKVKAEPAKTDAFQTSLSKLGDVYVNDAHAHRAQSSMVGVNLPHKADEFLMKKELNYFAKALESPERPFLVILGGAKVADKIQLINNMLDKVNEMIIGGGMAFTFVKVLNNMEIGTSLYDEEGAKIVKDLMSKAEKNGVKITLPVNFVTADKFDENAKTGQATVASGIPAGWMGLDCGTKSSKKYAEAVAQAKQIVWNGPVGVFEWEAFVRGTKSLMDEVVKATSKGCITIIGGGDTATCCTKWNTENQVSHVSTGGSASLELLEGKVLPRVDAYSNV from the exons ATGTCCCTTTCTAACAAGCTGACTTTGGACAAGCTGGATGTGAAGGGGAAGCAGGTAGTGATGAGGGTGGACTTTAGTGCTCCTATGAGGAACaaccagaaaacaaataaccaaagGATCAAGGCTGCTGTCCCAAGCATCAAATTCTGCTTGGACAATGGAGTCAAGTCAGTTAT TGAGCCACTAGGCCATCCTGATGGTGTTCCCATGCCCAACAAGTACTCCTTAGAGCCAGTTGCTGCAGAACTCAAATCACTGCTCGGCAAGGATGTTCTGTTCTTGAAGGATTGTGTGGGCTCAGAAGTAGAGAATGCCTGTGCCAACCCAGCGGCTGCGACTGTCATCCTCCTAGAGAACCTCCACTTTCatgtagagaaagaagggaagggaaaacatgCTTCTGGGAACAAAGTTAAAGCTGAGCCAGCTAAAACTGATGCTTTCCAAACCTCCCTGTCCAAACTCGGAGATGTCTATGTCAATGATGCTCATGCACACAGAGCCCAGAGCTCCATGGTGGGTGTGAATCTGCCACACAAGGCTGATGAATTTTTGATGAAGAAGGAGCTGAACTACTTTGCCAAGGCTTTGGAGAGCCCAGAGCGACCCTTCCTGGTTATCTTGGGAGGAGCTAAAGTTGCAGACAAGATCCAGCTGATCAATAATATGCTAGACAAAGTCAATGAGATGATCATTGGTGGTGGAATGGCTTTTACCTTCGTTAAGGTGCTCAACAACATGGAGATTGGCACATCTCTGTATGATGAAGAAGGAGCCAAGATTGTTAAAGATCTCATGTCCAAAGCTGAGAAAAATGGTGTGAAGATTACCTTACCTGTTAACTTTGTCACTGCTGACAAATTTGATGAGAATGCCAAGACTGGCCAAGCTACTGTGGCCTCTGGTATACCTGCTGGCTGGATGGGCTTGGACTGTGGTACTAAGAGCAGCAAGAAATATGCTGAGGCTGTGGCTCAAGCTAAGCAGATTGTTTGGAATGGTCCTGTTGGGGTATTTGAATGGGAAGCCTTTGTCAGGGGAACCAAGTCCCTCATGGATGAGGTGGTGAAAGCCACTTCCAAAGGTTGTATCACTATCataggtggtggagacactgccACTTGCTGTACAAAATGGAACACAGAGAATCAAGTCAGCCATGTGAGCACTGGGGGCAGTGCCAGTCTAGAGCTCCTGGAAGGTAAAGTTCTTCCTCGGGTGGATGCTTACAGCAATGTTTAG